A genome region from Magnolia sinica isolate HGM2019 chromosome 8, MsV1, whole genome shotgun sequence includes the following:
- the LOC131254337 gene encoding uncharacterized protein LOC131254337, with translation MELRHSRFIWHYDIPPKFAAFGFLVGRKKILTIDSLQKRSMILPNICLLCMHNEEIVDHLLMHCFFVRLIWADILGRFQILRSFLELVDLLLSAWHGVILGKEKKLLWSLSLLAIWWEVWEELNARCFNNISKVAEGSSRRARALVIEWTSCTPKLTGCNLDFLGL, from the coding sequence ATGGAGCTGAGGCATTCCAGGTTCATTTGGCATTATGATATTCCCCCAAAATTTGCTGCTTTTGGGTTTTTGGTAGGGAGAAAGAAAATCCTTACTATTGATAGTCTTCAGAAGAGATCAATGATTCTCCCCAACATTTGCCTTTTGTGTATGCATAATGAGGAGATTGTGGATCATCTTCTTATGCATTGCTTTTTTGTGAGGTTGATATGGGCTGATATTCTTGGTCGCTTCCAAATTCTGCGGTCTTTCTTGGAGTTGGTTGATCTTCTTTTGAGTGCTTGGCATGGGGTTATCcttggaaaagagaagaaattgctTTGGAGTTTATCTTTGCTCGCTATTTGGTGGGAAGTTTGGGAAGAACTCAATGCTAGGTGTTTCAATAATATTTCAAAAGTAGCGGAAGGATCTTCTCGAAGGGCCAGAGCTTTGGTCATTGAATGGACCTCTTGTACTCCTAAGCTAACCGGATGTAATTTGGATTTTCTTGGGCTGTAA